A single Garra rufa chromosome 9, GarRuf1.0, whole genome shotgun sequence DNA region contains:
- the has2 gene encoding hyaluronan synthase 2: MRCDKVITYLRIVGTTLFGISLLVGISTAYIMGYKLITTAGNYLSFGLYGAILVVHLIIQSLFALLEHRNMKRSLETPIKLNKSLALCIAAYQEDPNYLKKCLISVKRLTYPGIKVIMVIDGNNDDDCYMMEIFRDIMGRDKAATYIWKSNYHQKGPEETEESYTESLQQVSRLVLNNKCVCIMQKWGGKREVMYTAFKALGRSVDYVQVCDSDTMLDPASSVEMVKVLEEDPMVGGVGGDVQILNKYESWVSFLSSVRYWMAFNIERACQSYFGCVQCISGPLGMYRNSLLHEFLEDWYNQTFMGSHCSFGDDRHLTNRVLSLGYATKYTARSKCLTETPITYLRWLNQQTRWSKSYFREWLYNSMWFHKHHLWMTYEAVITGFFPFFLIATAIQLFYQGRIWNVLLFLLIVQLVALIKSSFASCLRGNIVMVFMSFYSVLYMSSLLPAKMFAIATINKSGWGTSGRKTIVVNFIGLIPISVWFTILFVGIIYTIIQETRKPFPESEKIVLIIGAIVYASYWVVFLTLYAVLIMKCGKRKKGQQYDMVLDV, translated from the exons ATGAGATGTGATAAAGTGATCACCTACTTGAGGATCGTTGGGACAACACTGTTCGGCATTTCGCTGCTTGTGGGAATCTCTACTGCTTATATCATGGGATATAAGCTGATAACGACTGCAGGCAACTATTTGTCCTTTGGTCTCTATGGGGCAATTCTAGTCGTTCACCTCATCATCCAGAGCTTGTTTGCTCTACTGGAACACAGGAACATGAAACGTTCCCTGGAAACTCCAATCAAACTCAACAAGTCACTGGCCCTTTGCATCGCAGCCTATCAGGAAGACCCCAACTACCTGAAAAAGTGTTTAATATCGGTGAAGAGGCTCACCTACCCTGGGATAAAGGTCATTATGGTTATCGATGGGAACAATGATGATGACTGCTACATGATGGAGATCTTTCGAGACATCATGGGCCGGGACAAGGCAGCCACGTACATTTGGAAAAGCAACTACCACCAGAAAGGCCCTGAGGAAACCGAAGAATCGTATACCGAGAGCTTGCAGCAGGTTTCTCGACTGGTTCTCAACAACAAGTGTGTGTGCATCATGCAGAAGTGGGGCGGGAAGAGGGAGGTCATGTACACCGCCTTCAAAGCCCTGGGAAGAAGTGTCGACTACGTACAG GTATGTGATTCAGACACCATGTTGGACCCAGCCTCCTCAGTGGAGATGGTGAAGGTTCTGGAGGAAGATCCCATGGTTGGAGGAGTAGGTGGAGATGTACAG ATTCTGAACAAATATGAATCGTGGGTCTCCTTCCTCAGCAGTGTGAGATACTGGATGGCGTTCAACATCGAAAGAGCTTGCCAGTCGTATTTCGGGTGTGTTCAATGTATCAGCGGGCCCTTGGGGATGTACAGGAACTCCCTGCTTCATGAGTTCCTGGAGGACTGGTACAATCAGACGTTCATGGGAAGCCACTGCAGTTTTGGCGACGACCGCCACCTGACCAACCGAGTACTGAGCCTGGGATATGCCACGAAATACACCGCCCGCTCCAAGTGCTTGACCGAGACGCCCATTACCTACCTACGCTGGCTCAATCAGCAGACCCGCTGGAGTAAGTCGTATTTCAGAGAGTGGCTTTACAACTCCATGTGGTTTCACAAGCACCACTTGTGGATGACCTACGAAGCCGTCATCACCGGCTTCTTCCCCTTCTTTCTCATCGCCACTGCGATCCAGCTCTTCTACCAGGGCAGGATCTGGAATGTCCTTCTGTTCCTGCTGATCGTTCAGCTGGTGGCGCTCATCAAGTCTTCGTTTGCAAGTTGCCTCCGTGGAAACATCGTCATGGTCTTCATGTCCTTCTACTCAGTGTTATACATGTCAAGTCTGCTACCGGCAAAGATGTTCGCGATAGCCACCATAAACAAATCCGGCTGGGGAACGTCTGGAAGGAAGACCATCGTGGTAAACTTCATCGGACTTATTCCGATCTCAGTTTGGTTCACCATCCTTTTTGTCGGCATTATTTATACAATAATCCAAGAGACCCGAAAGCCTTTTCCAGAGTCCGAAAAAATCGTTTTGATAATCGGCGCCATTGTGTATGCCAGCTATTGGGTCGTGTTCTTGACTTTGTACGCTGTCCTCATTATGAAGTGTGGCAAGAGGAAGAAAGGACAGCAGTATGACATGGTTCTTGACGTATAG